In Flavobacterium gelatinilyticum, a genomic segment contains:
- the secDF gene encoding protein translocase subunit SecDF has product MQNKGLIKFFAILFALVSIYQLSFTFVANNVKGEAKAFAGDNPDKELKYLDSIGKEKVFSLGFTDFTYNEVKNKQLNKGLDLEGGINVILQISIKDVLKGLANNSKNPVFNKSLADASANLEGNKTYLNKFFEAFEANSKGTVKLASPDIFANRSLQGDGGIDFQMSDAQVQKVIKRKVDESVESAFKVLRERIDKFGVTQPNIQKLGETGRILVELPGAKDVDRIKKLLGGKAQLEFWETYKIEEVGNFLVSANEALKATEVKKTETKTVAKDSLNALLTDAKDSSDVKKGNNPLFDKMIVQGGGPVLGYFAVKDTAAINGYFKRPEIRILLAADQHNAKFVWSKPTTIKDAKAKEVEAVELYALKGNRDNVPAMSGGVVTDAKDTFDQMGKPAVSMQMNSQGAKVWEELTGRAFSQKGYIAIVLDNIVYSAPGVTSGPIAGGRSEITGSFDVAETKDLANVLNAGKLPASADIIQSTVVGPSLGQAAIDAGTTSSVLGFLLVCAWMVFYYGKAGWYANLALLLNLLFLFGIMASFGFVLTLPGIAGIVLTLGTAVDANIIIYERAKEELREGKSLSEAVAASYGWHGAMRSIIDANVTHVLTGAILFIFGTGPIKGFALTLLIGIVTSLFTSIFIARIFIDRNIAGKGDLTFSTNITKNWFTNFHYDFIKVKKFTYVFSSIVTVVSLTSIFFINGLDEGVDFVGGRTFQVKFEKPVDASVVSDELSAAFGTPVEAKILGDDDQLKITTKYKIKEDGIAIDEEVNQKLYNALQKYYPNTTYDKFINSYNGKQVGVLQASKVGASISEDIKTNSYWAVLGAMAVIFLYLMVSFRKWQYSLGAIAAVAHDVVFVLGVYSLCYKFMPFHMEMDQHFIAAILTVIGYSMNDTVIVFDRVREFIIGNRKGSFEDIVNASINTTLSRTLNTSLMMIIVLLTMFIFGGESIRGFIFAMLIGIIVGTYSSLFIATPVLVDTISADEKHTIEDKHNKA; this is encoded by the coding sequence ATGCAGAATAAAGGACTTATTAAATTTTTCGCAATTCTATTTGCATTGGTAAGTATTTACCAACTCTCGTTCACTTTTGTGGCAAATAATGTCAAAGGTGAAGCTAAAGCTTTTGCAGGAGATAATCCTGATAAAGAGCTAAAATATTTAGATTCTATTGGTAAAGAGAAAGTATTTAGTCTTGGTTTTACAGATTTTACTTACAACGAAGTAAAAAACAAGCAGTTAAACAAAGGTCTTGACTTAGAAGGAGGAATCAACGTAATTCTTCAAATCTCTATTAAAGACGTATTAAAAGGTTTAGCTAATAATTCTAAAAATCCGGTATTTAATAAATCATTAGCCGATGCAAGTGCAAATTTAGAAGGAAATAAGACCTATTTAAATAAATTTTTTGAAGCTTTTGAAGCAAATTCAAAAGGAACAGTGAAATTGGCTTCACCGGATATTTTTGCAAACAGAAGTCTGCAGGGTGATGGTGGGATCGATTTTCAAATGTCTGATGCTCAGGTTCAAAAAGTAATCAAAAGAAAAGTTGATGAATCTGTTGAAAGTGCTTTTAAAGTATTAAGAGAGCGTATCGACAAATTTGGTGTAACACAGCCAAACATCCAGAAATTAGGAGAAACAGGAAGAATCTTAGTTGAGCTTCCGGGTGCTAAGGATGTTGACAGAATTAAAAAATTATTAGGTGGAAAAGCTCAGTTAGAGTTTTGGGAAACTTATAAAATTGAAGAAGTTGGTAACTTCTTAGTTTCAGCAAACGAAGCTTTAAAAGCAACAGAAGTTAAGAAAACAGAAACTAAAACTGTTGCTAAAGATTCATTGAATGCTTTATTAACTGATGCTAAAGATTCAAGCGACGTTAAAAAAGGAAACAATCCTTTATTTGATAAAATGATTGTCCAGGGCGGTGGTCCGGTTTTAGGATACTTCGCTGTAAAAGATACTGCTGCAATCAACGGATATTTTAAAAGACCGGAAATTAGAATTTTATTGGCTGCTGATCAGCATAATGCAAAATTCGTTTGGAGCAAACCAACGACTATTAAAGATGCTAAAGCAAAAGAAGTTGAAGCTGTAGAATTATACGCTTTAAAAGGGAACAGAGATAACGTACCAGCTATGAGCGGTGGTGTTGTAACTGATGCAAAAGATACTTTTGACCAAATGGGTAAGCCAGCTGTTTCTATGCAAATGAACAGCCAGGGAGCTAAAGTTTGGGAAGAATTAACAGGAAGAGCTTTCTCTCAAAAAGGATATATTGCAATTGTTCTGGATAACATCGTGTATTCTGCGCCTGGTGTTACTAGCGGTCCAATTGCCGGAGGAAGATCTGAAATTACAGGTTCTTTTGATGTTGCTGAAACAAAAGATTTAGCTAACGTATTAAATGCGGGTAAATTGCCGGCTTCTGCAGACATTATCCAGTCTACAGTTGTAGGACCATCTTTAGGTCAGGCTGCAATTGATGCAGGTACAACTTCATCTGTATTAGGGTTTTTATTAGTTTGTGCATGGATGGTGTTCTATTATGGTAAAGCAGGATGGTATGCAAACCTTGCTTTATTATTAAACTTATTGTTCTTGTTTGGTATTATGGCAAGTTTTGGTTTTGTATTAACATTACCAGGTATTGCAGGTATCGTATTAACATTAGGTACAGCGGTAGATGCGAACATTATTATATATGAAAGGGCAAAAGAGGAATTACGTGAAGGTAAATCATTATCTGAAGCTGTAGCGGCATCTTATGGATGGCATGGTGCAATGCGTTCTATTATTGATGCTAACGTAACACACGTTTTAACTGGAGCGATTTTGTTTATCTTCGGTACAGGTCCAATTAAAGGTTTTGCTTTAACATTGCTTATTGGTATCGTAACTTCATTGTTTACATCAATCTTTATTGCGAGAATCTTTATTGATAGAAATATTGCAGGAAAAGGTGATTTAACTTTCTCTACAAATATTACTAAAAACTGGTTTACTAATTTCCACTACGACTTTATTAAAGTTAAGAAATTTACTTATGTTTTCTCTTCTATTGTAACAGTAGTGAGTTTAACTTCTATTTTCTTCATTAACGGATTAGATGAAGGTGTGGATTTTGTTGGAGGTAGAACATTCCAGGTTAAATTTGAAAAACCTGTTGATGCTAGTGTTGTTTCAGATGAGTTATCTGCAGCTTTTGGAACTCCGGTTGAAGCTAAGATTTTAGGTGATGATGATCAGTTGAAAATCACAACCAAATACAAAATTAAAGAAGATGGTATCGCTATCGATGAAGAGGTGAACCAAAAATTATACAACGCATTACAGAAATATTACCCAAATACGACTTACGATAAATTCATCAACTCTTACAATGGTAAACAGGTTGGGGTTTTACAAGCATCGAAAGTAGGAGCTTCTATCTCAGAAGATATTAAAACAAACTCGTATTGGGCAGTTCTTGGAGCAATGGCAGTTATTTTCTTATACTTAATGGTGTCTTTCCGTAAATGGCAGTATTCATTAGGTGCGATTGCAGCTGTTGCGCATGATGTAGTTTTCGTATTAGGAGTTTATTCATTATGCTACAAATTCATGCCTTTCCACATGGAGATGGATCAGCACTTTATCGCTGCGATTCTTACTGTAATTGGTTACTCTATGAACGATACGGTAATTGTATTTGACAGGGTAAGAGAATTTATCATCGGAAACCGTAAAGGAAGTTTCGAAGATATCGTAAATGCTTCTATTAATACTACATTATCAAGAACATTGAATACTTCATTAATGATGATTATCGTATTGTTAACGATGTTTATCTTTGGTGGTGAATCAATCAGAGGATTTATCTTCGCGATGTTAATTGGTATTATTGTAGGTACTTATTCTTCATTATTTATTGCTACTCCGGTATTGGTTGATACAATCTCTGCTGATGAGAAACACACAATTGAAGATAAGCACAACAAAGCTTAA
- the mdh gene encoding malate dehydrogenase, whose amino-acid sequence MKVTIVGAGNVGATCADVISYRGIASEVVLLDIKEGFAEGKALDIMQCATNTGFNTKVSGVTNDYSKTAGSDVVVITSGIPRKPGMTREELIGINAGIVKTVAENVLKYSPDTIIVVVSNPMDTMTYLALKATGLPKNRIIGMGGALDSSRFRTYLSLALDKPANDISAMVIGGHGDTTMIPLTRLASYNGIPVSQFLSEDVLQKVAADTMVGGATLTGLLGTSAWYAPGASVAYLVDSILNDQKKMIACSVFVEGEYGQNDICIGVPCIIGKNGVEEIVDINLNDQEKALFAKSADAVRNMNDALKAILV is encoded by the coding sequence ATGAAAGTTACCATTGTAGGAGCAGGAAATGTTGGAGCTACCTGTGCAGATGTTATTTCTTATAGAGGAATAGCAAGCGAAGTAGTACTGTTGGATATTAAAGAAGGTTTTGCCGAAGGTAAAGCGTTGGATATTATGCAGTGTGCCACAAATACAGGATTTAATACCAAAGTTTCAGGCGTTACCAACGATTATTCTAAAACCGCAGGAAGTGATGTGGTAGTAATTACATCAGGAATACCAAGAAAACCAGGAATGACTCGTGAGGAGTTAATAGGTATAAATGCAGGAATTGTGAAAACAGTTGCCGAAAATGTACTTAAATATTCTCCGGATACTATAATTGTTGTAGTTTCTAATCCAATGGATACTATGACATATTTGGCATTAAAAGCGACAGGGCTGCCAAAAAACAGAATTATTGGTATGGGAGGAGCGCTAGACAGCTCTCGTTTTAGAACATATCTTTCTCTGGCTTTAGATAAACCTGCAAATGATATTTCGGCAATGGTAATTGGCGGTCATGGTGATACTACTATGATTCCGTTAACACGTTTAGCATCTTATAACGGAATTCCGGTTTCTCAGTTTCTTTCAGAAGACGTACTTCAAAAAGTAGCTGCCGATACCATGGTGGGCGGTGCTACTCTTACAGGATTACTGGGAACTTCGGCGTGGTATGCTCCTGGAGCGTCTGTAGCGTATTTAGTAGACAGTATTTTAAATGATCAGAAAAAAATGATTGCCTGCTCAGTTTTTGTAGAAGGCGAATATGGTCAAAATGATATTTGCATAGGTGTACCTTGTATAATAGGTAAAAATGGAGTAGAAGAAATTGTTGATATTAATTTAAATGACCAGGAAAAGGCATTATTTGCGAAAAGTGCAGATGCAGTTCGTAACATGAACGATGCTTTAAAGGCGATTTTAGTATAA
- the gyrB gene encoding DNA topoisomerase (ATP-hydrolyzing) subunit B has product MSEEIKKNNYSADSIQALEGMEHVRMRPSMYIGDVGVRGLHHLVYEVVDNSIDEAMGGHCDTIGVTINEDGSVTVEDNGRGIPVDLHKKEGVSALEVVMTKIGAGGKFDKDSYKVSGGLHGVGVSVVNALSVHMKSTVFREGKIYEQEYERGKSLYPVKQIGETEKRGTRQTFFPDDTIFTQTIEFSYDTLSARMRELSFLNKGITITFTDRREVDEKGEFRSEVFHSDEGLKEYIRYLDGNREPIVSHVISMDNDKGEIPVEVALIYNTSYSENIFSYVNNINTHEGGTHLQGFRSGLTRTLKKYADASGLLDKLKFEIAGDDFREGLTAIISVKVSEPQFEGQTKTKLGNREVVSPVSQAVGEMLENYLEENPNDAKLIIQKVILAAQARHAAKKAREMVQRKTVMGGGGLPGKLSDCSEQDPARCEVYLVEGDSAGGTAKQGRDRNFQAILPLRGKILNVEKAMHHKVFENEEIRNIFTALGVTVGTAEDSKALNIEKLRYHKVIIMCDADVDGSHISTLILTFFFRFMKELIEEGHVYIAAPPLYLVKKGNKKEYAWNDVQRDQANERMGGSANIQRYKGLGEMNAEQLWETTMDPNFRTLRQVTIDSLAEADQVFSMLMGDEVPPRREFIEKNAVYANIDA; this is encoded by the coding sequence ATGAGCGAAGAAATCAAGAAGAACAATTATTCAGCAGATAGTATTCAGGCATTAGAAGGAATGGAGCACGTAAGAATGCGTCCGTCCATGTATATTGGAGATGTAGGAGTTCGAGGACTGCATCATTTGGTTTACGAGGTTGTTGATAACTCTATTGATGAGGCAATGGGAGGACATTGTGATACTATTGGTGTTACAATAAACGAAGACGGTTCTGTTACTGTTGAAGATAACGGACGTGGTATCCCGGTTGATTTACATAAAAAAGAAGGCGTTTCTGCACTTGAGGTTGTAATGACTAAAATTGGTGCGGGAGGTAAATTTGATAAAGATTCTTATAAAGTTTCAGGAGGTCTTCACGGAGTTGGGGTTTCGGTTGTAAATGCACTTTCTGTTCATATGAAATCTACTGTTTTCAGAGAAGGGAAAATTTATGAGCAGGAATACGAAAGAGGTAAATCTTTATATCCTGTAAAACAAATTGGAGAAACAGAAAAAAGAGGTACACGCCAGACTTTCTTTCCGGATGACACTATTTTTACTCAGACAATTGAGTTTTCGTATGATACATTGTCAGCCCGTATGCGTGAGCTTTCTTTCCTTAATAAAGGAATTACCATTACGTTTACGGACAGAAGAGAAGTAGATGAAAAAGGTGAATTCAGAAGTGAGGTATTTCACTCTGATGAAGGACTTAAAGAATATATCCGTTACTTAGACGGAAACCGTGAACCAATTGTTTCTCACGTTATCAGTATGGATAATGACAAAGGAGAGATTCCGGTTGAGGTTGCCTTAATTTACAATACAAGTTATTCAGAGAATATTTTCTCTTACGTAAATAACATCAATACACACGAAGGAGGAACGCATTTACAAGGTTTTAGAAGTGGTTTGACAAGAACGCTTAAAAAATATGCTGATGCTTCAGGTTTACTTGATAAATTAAAATTCGAGATTGCCGGAGATGACTTCCGTGAAGGATTAACAGCAATTATTTCGGTAAAAGTATCTGAACCTCAATTCGAAGGACAGACAAAAACTAAACTTGGAAACAGAGAGGTAGTTTCTCCGGTTTCTCAGGCGGTTGGAGAAATGTTAGAGAATTATTTGGAAGAAAATCCAAATGACGCTAAGCTGATTATCCAGAAAGTAATCTTAGCAGCTCAGGCACGTCATGCAGCGAAAAAAGCGCGTGAAATGGTGCAGCGTAAAACCGTTATGGGCGGCGGTGGACTTCCGGGAAAATTATCAGACTGTTCTGAGCAGGATCCTGCAAGATGTGAGGTTTATCTTGTCGAGGGAGACTCGGCGGGTGGAACGGCCAAACAAGGACGTGATCGTAACTTTCAGGCTATTCTGCCACTACGTGGTAAGATTTTGAACGTTGAAAAAGCGATGCATCATAAAGTTTTCGAAAACGAAGAGATTAGAAATATCTTTACAGCCTTAGGTGTAACAGTTGGTACTGCAGAAGACAGTAAAGCACTAAATATTGAAAAACTAAGATATCATAAAGTAATCATCATGTGTGATGCCGATGTCGACGGTAGTCACATCTCTACCTTAATATTAACGTTCTTCTTCCGTTTTATGAAAGAACTTATTGAAGAAGGACACGTATATATTGCAGCACCGCCTTTATACTTAGTAAAAAAAGGAAATAAAAAGGAATATGCATGGAATGATGTGCAGCGCGATCAGGCTAACGAAAGAATGGGTGGAAGTGCCAATATTCAACGTTATAAAGGTCTTGGAGAGATGAACGCCGAGCAGTTATGGGAAACAACAATGGATCCTAATTTTAGAACATTGCGCCAGGTAACCATCGACAGTCTTGCCGAAGCAGATCAGGTTTTCTCTATGCTGATGGGGGATGAGGTGCCTCCTAGAAGGGAGTTTATAGAGAAAAATGCAGTTTATGCAAATATTGACGCATAA
- the asnB gene encoding asparagine synthase B produces the protein MSGILAVIGKGKDPQLVKELSERMSHRGPDESDLHIMENGSVLCHESLSIIDLKSGKQPIQGTKNAWMVHDGEIYNYEELKNTVLKDHTFRTNSDSEVIVHLYEEFGYDFCNKLDGDFAFVIIDGDNYVAGRDPIGIKPLYYGLDERGRIYFSSEMKSIADQCKSFSTFPPGHYYTAKSGFVKYYRPEYEDHLKADQCLDFDLIRQSLIEATRKRLMSEVPVGVVLSGGLDTSLISSIASRLFKESGKKLPSFSIGLDADSPDNLAARKAAAFLGTEHHEVHFTVKEGVEALEKVISSIETYDIISVRSSVPMYLLSKAIKEKGVKVILSGEGADEIFGGHLYFRNAPSAEEFQDETIERVQKLFTADLLRADKTTMAHGIETRIPFLDKDFLDVTIRIKTEEKQPKTYNGVEKYILRKAFDTAEDPYLPSEILWRQKEQFSDGVGYNWVDELIEYCASQVSDEQLAGASAEFPYNTPTTKEAYYYRSIFHKYYPQVSAAQTVRKWIPKWQENLDPSGRANAAHLNGNFEAVKSGIAV, from the coding sequence ATGTCTGGAATATTGGCCGTTATCGGCAAAGGAAAAGACCCGCAGCTTGTAAAAGAGCTTTCAGAAAGAATGTCACATCGTGGTCCTGATGAAAGCGATTTACATATTATGGAAAATGGCAGCGTGCTCTGTCATGAAAGCTTATCTATTATCGATTTGAAATCAGGTAAACAGCCTATTCAGGGAACAAAAAATGCCTGGATGGTGCATGATGGGGAAATTTATAATTATGAGGAATTAAAAAATACGGTTTTAAAAGACCATACTTTCAGGACCAATTCAGATTCAGAAGTAATCGTGCATTTGTATGAAGAATTTGGCTATGATTTTTGCAATAAACTTGATGGAGATTTTGCTTTCGTAATTATCGATGGAGATAATTATGTGGCAGGAAGAGATCCAATTGGGATTAAACCTTTATATTATGGATTGGATGAAAGAGGAAGGATTTATTTTTCTTCAGAAATGAAATCTATTGCAGACCAGTGTAAATCATTTTCAACTTTTCCTCCGGGACATTATTATACGGCCAAAAGCGGTTTTGTAAAATACTACCGTCCGGAATACGAAGATCATTTAAAAGCAGACCAATGTCTGGATTTCGATTTAATCCGCCAAAGTTTAATCGAGGCCACCCGTAAACGTTTAATGAGTGAAGTTCCCGTTGGCGTTGTGTTATCAGGAGGTTTGGATACGTCTTTAATTTCTTCTATAGCTTCACGATTATTTAAAGAAAGCGGTAAAAAATTACCTTCATTTTCTATTGGGTTAGATGCCGATTCACCGGATAATTTGGCAGCAAGAAAAGCGGCGGCATTTTTAGGTACAGAACATCACGAAGTTCATTTTACGGTAAAAGAAGGAGTAGAAGCTTTAGAAAAAGTAATTTCGTCTATCGAAACCTACGATATTATTTCAGTTCGTTCCAGTGTTCCTATGTATTTATTGTCTAAAGCAATAAAAGAAAAGGGAGTAAAAGTAATTTTATCCGGAGAAGGTGCCGATGAAATTTTTGGAGGACATTTGTATTTTAGAAATGCACCATCAGCAGAAGAATTTCAGGATGAAACCATAGAAAGAGTTCAGAAGTTATTTACTGCTGATTTACTTCGTGCTGATAAAACAACAATGGCTCACGGAATCGAAACCAGAATTCCGTTTTTGGATAAAGATTTTCTGGATGTTACGATTCGAATTAAAACCGAAGAAAAACAGCCTAAAACCTATAACGGAGTTGAAAAATATATCTTAAGAAAAGCTTTTGATACGGCAGAAGATCCTTATCTGCCTTCTGAAATTTTATGGAGACAAAAAGAACAGTTTTCTGATGGAGTAGGGTACAACTGGGTTGATGAATTAATCGAATATTGTGCTTCTCAGGTTTCAGATGAACAACTGGCCGGAGCAAGTGCAGAATTTCCATACAATACACCTACGACGAAAGAAGCGTATTATTACAGATCAATTTTTCATAAATACTATCCGCAGGTCAGCGCAGCGCAAACGGTTCGTAAATGGATTCCGAAATGGCAGGAAAACCTGGATCCAAGCGGAAGGGCAAATGCTGCCCATTTAAACGGAAACTTTGAAGCTGTAAAATCCGGAATAGCAGTTTAA
- the asnB gene encoding asparagine synthase B, which yields MCGIVCAFDLKQKAEALRPQVLEMSKIIRHRGPDWSGIYSNDKAILSHERLAIVDPASGKQPLFTEDKKLVLAANGEIYNHRELRKQFEGKYNFQTESDCEVILALYKEKGVSFVDELNGIFGFAIYDVDKDEYFVARDHMGIIPLYIGWDQHGTFYVASELKALEGYCTKIELFPPGHYLSSKDGEFVQWYKRDWTEYDAVKDNETSIPEIRKALEAAVHRQLMSDVPYGVLLSGGLDSSITSAVAKKFAQKRIESDDTTDAWYPQLHSFSVGLEGSPDLAAARKVADHIGTIHHEIKFTIQEGLDAVRDVIYNLETYDVTTVRASTPMWLMARVIKSMGIKMVLSGEGADELFGGYLYFHKAPNAKEFHEENVRKLGKLHMYDCLRANKSLAAWGIEGRVPFLDKEFMDVAMRINPQDKMINKEHPMEKWVVRKAFEDMLPESVAWRQKEQFSDGVGYSWIDTLKEVVAREVSDEQLANARFKFPLQTPTSKEEYYYRSIFTEHFPSDAAALCVPQEASVACSTKIALEWDEAFKNLNDPSGRAVANVHDDAYVKA from the coding sequence ATGTGCGGAATTGTATGTGCCTTTGATCTAAAGCAAAAAGCAGAAGCTTTAAGACCTCAAGTATTAGAAATGTCTAAAATCATTCGTCACCGCGGACCAGACTGGAGCGGTATTTACAGCAATGATAAAGCAATTCTTTCTCATGAGCGTCTGGCAATTGTAGACCCGGCTTCAGGAAAACAGCCTTTATTTACAGAAGATAAAAAACTGGTTTTGGCAGCAAATGGTGAAATTTACAATCACAGAGAACTTCGTAAACAATTTGAAGGAAAATACAACTTTCAAACTGAAAGCGACTGCGAAGTTATCCTGGCACTTTACAAAGAAAAAGGAGTAAGCTTTGTTGATGAATTAAACGGAATCTTCGGTTTCGCGATTTATGATGTTGATAAAGACGAATATTTCGTTGCCCGTGACCATATGGGGATCATTCCATTGTATATTGGATGGGACCAGCACGGAACTTTCTACGTAGCTTCTGAGTTAAAAGCTCTTGAAGGATACTGTACAAAAATCGAATTATTTCCTCCGGGACATTATTTATCAAGCAAAGACGGAGAATTTGTACAATGGTACAAAAGGGACTGGACGGAGTACGATGCAGTAAAAGACAACGAAACAAGCATTCCAGAAATCAGAAAAGCACTTGAAGCAGCGGTTCACAGACAATTAATGAGTGACGTTCCTTATGGAGTTTTACTTTCAGGAGGTTTAGATTCGTCTATAACTTCGGCTGTAGCCAAAAAATTTGCTCAAAAACGTATTGAGTCAGATGATACTACAGATGCGTGGTATCCTCAATTACACTCATTCTCTGTTGGATTAGAAGGTTCTCCGGATTTAGCTGCAGCGAGAAAAGTAGCAGATCATATTGGAACTATTCACCACGAAATTAAATTTACAATTCAGGAAGGTTTAGACGCTGTTCGTGATGTAATTTATAACCTTGAAACATATGATGTAACTACTGTAAGAGCTTCGACTCCAATGTGGTTAATGGCCAGAGTTATCAAATCAATGGGAATCAAAATGGTTCTTTCAGGAGAAGGTGCAGATGAGTTATTTGGAGGATATTTATACTTCCACAAAGCGCCGAACGCAAAAGAATTCCACGAAGAAAACGTTCGTAAATTAGGAAAACTTCATATGTATGACTGTTTGCGTGCTAATAAAAGTTTGGCTGCGTGGGGAATCGAAGGTCGTGTGCCTTTCTTAGATAAAGAATTTATGGATGTTGCCATGCGTATCAACCCGCAAGATAAAATGATTAACAAAGAACATCCAATGGAAAAATGGGTAGTTCGTAAAGCTTTTGAAGATATGCTTCCTGAAAGTGTTGCCTGGAGACAAAAAGAGCAGTTTTCTGATGGAGTAGGATACAGCTGGATCGATACTTTGAAAGAAGTTGTGGCAAGAGAAGTTTCAGACGAGCAATTGGCAAACGCAAGATTTAAATTCCCGTTACAAACACCTACTTCAAAAGAAGAATACTACTATCGTTCAATATTTACAGAACATTTCCCAAGCGATGCAGCTGCATTATGTGTGCCGCAGGAAGCAAGTGTTGCCTGCAGTACAAAAATCGCTTTAGAGTGGGACGAAGCTTTCAAAAACCTAAACGATCCTTCAGGAAGAGCGGTTGCAAACGTTCACGACGATGCTTATGTAAAAGCATAA
- a CDS encoding GNAT family N-acetyltransferase, with protein sequence MEVIIRQEQKDDFESVFQLIEKAFEKEEYSDHKEQFLVERLRKSEIFIPELSLVAEIDGKIAGHILFTKLEIVNELDTFECLALAPVSVLPEFQGKGVGAKLILEGHNVAEKLGYKSVVLLGHENYYPKFGYERCSKYNIKMPFDVPAENCMVIPLTKDGLKKVYGNVVYPDIFFQ encoded by the coding sequence ATGGAAGTTATAATTAGACAAGAACAAAAAGACGATTTTGAAAGTGTTTTCCAGCTGATAGAAAAAGCTTTTGAAAAAGAAGAATATAGTGATCACAAAGAGCAGTTTTTAGTAGAAAGATTAAGAAAATCAGAAATCTTTATCCCGGAATTATCTCTTGTTGCAGAGATCGACGGAAAAATTGCCGGGCATATTTTATTTACAAAACTAGAGATTGTAAATGAACTTGATACTTTTGAATGTCTGGCCCTGGCACCGGTTTCTGTTTTACCTGAATTTCAGGGAAAGGGAGTAGGAGCAAAACTTATTTTAGAAGGTCATAATGTGGCAGAAAAATTGGGATATAAATCCGTTGTTTTGCTTGGTCATGAAAATTATTATCCAAAATTTGGATACGAACGCTGTTCAAAATACAATATCAAAATGCCATTTGATGTTCCTGCAGAAAATTGTATGGTTATTCCCCTTACAAAAGATGGATTGAAAAAGGTATACGGAAATGTAGTTTATCCGGATATTTTTTTTCAATAA